One Coffea eugenioides isolate CCC68of chromosome 2, Ceug_1.0, whole genome shotgun sequence genomic window, aaggtaatcatgtggatgaaaagcactatagaggtatgatcggaagcttactctatttaaccgcaagtataCCTGATATtgtgtttgctgtttgcttgtgtgctagatttcaatcttgtccaaaagaatcacagcttcctcctccaatgatgaagtgattgagtttcttcgtgaactcaaacagcatgttcttcttctagaacatggtctaatgctcaccatgtcctctgagcaacaaacagccttcctagacaaaaagaaccttctttttcccccacctgtggttgaggaagtttcccatgacaaagaaccacaccccactgatccaagctcatcaattccagaccctggttcatcaactcctgtgactcctcatggcccttccacaacagataaaggcaaggcaccagttgaagaggctgctgcagatgatgaagaaactgaagaggaggacctctcccaatatcagctctcgcgaagaacacctggatccacatagttcaccatttaggacatttgcattttgtttatttcatatgtttgtggtgttcaacaatggatatgtagatgaattcaacatttggttatgattatgtttatgtttcttttggtactgtttgatagatgtttaagtattttgaatgatgattgtgtggatgtaatgaattttgtggatgattgtgtgaatgtttaagtatttttgaatgatgtttgtggatgagatggatgtgattgattgcccttttgtgatgaaaaaaagggggagaggactggattgattgatgattgatgatttgatcaaatttggattggctgatggattgaattggtaaaatgttggatgttggctgcttaattgtcatattttggataattgtttaattcggttgggcagccaagtgagggggagtttttcaaaaattttttatgattcactaagtaagggggagttcttgtctattgagaaagggggagtttttattgcaatcatcaaatctcatttcaaacctttgttttgtcatcatcaaaaagggggagaatgttattcttggttttgatgatcacaaaggtctTTGAAATGTTTGtttaactctcttcaaatataagtgttttttgcctatcaaagaatcaggtacgaatatgtcaagaaatgaaaatcaaccaaaagaagaagcaaaaacaggacactcatgtcggacgtcctaaggaattggtcggacgtccgaaaggatgaagatcattaagaagaagattctgtcggacgctcgtgaggaagcatcggacgtccggatggatcggacgtactcctcggacgcacatcgaacgtgtcggacgtcctaaaaattccacaagatgttgatgactctctgccaagactctgtcggacgctcgtaaggaagcatcggacgtcctgaaggatcggacgcatgcttcggacgcacatcaatctcatcggacgtcctaaaaattccacgaagatttgataactctctggacgacgttcggacacagaagctcggacgataaaataccatcggacgtccgaacaacaacttgactgagtttcggacgatgggatcggacgatgactaagacgtcggacgtccgacagatccaacggctagctgactcttcatctgccttctatccgttggaagtattaatgaagctcattttggctccctttaaatacaaacgattctgattcagaagaggacttttgcacactttgtttacaagatctcaagagttattttagctagaaaatagtctccaaagctagatttgttctccaagtggtgtgaatttcttgtgagcttttctcttgtggttgaaagtttcattagtgtagctttgttgagggttatctgagtgattgtaaaacttcttagcttgactaagtgaggcttagggcaaggaggaagtgctccctccattgtacatctagttgatcatctttcttcaaagagaagttgctcaacctagtgattggtcttcaagtttgaggaaagcttggtagacaatcggtttgatattctatcttattctttttgtttaataaaattctcattgcttatctatacttgtttttcgaatcaatattgctctcttcttctaatctacttgattgattattactagaaaagaaggtaaatttttattaagcaaaaaaattgcataaatttgattaagattttaatcaacctaattcaccccccctcttaggttgtctttgggccttacacccattttgaagtttagggacttaagtgggtaatcgtccaaagtttggggggacaaagtggaattaacccaaaaaaaaagatagtttaaaaagggtttttgaataaaaaatcggagttgccacttggtattgagttaaggtgtaccaagtcacctaaaaatgaatttgttagataaaattatgaaaaaaccctttttaaacaactcctaagtctacgaaaatgaaagaaaaaggttcggaagtcacatttgaagaaagggaaggcaaggataaaaaatccgaggcaccctttcgacctagcaaggctagttgcgtgatttagtcaaaaattttcttattttaacctaaagatttatcacatttggatgtactatatgaatgcaaaccctagacctaagagggtatcgggggatccaaatatctcttcaaaacttaattggtaccaatcacattaattgtgatgcccaatagggactctttgaagaggtcacgaataatgcaaaaatatgagactctaatgaaagaaaaggaatgaaataattatacaaatatacatgacttaaaggaatgcatcatgtcgggtatgGGGGACTAATGtccgtgactcaattttcccttttaatagagggaatacgagcgtgctaaggctagaggGCCAAACtcatccatatcccatatttaagggattattttctaatttaatcaagcaaatgcactaacCTATCTCTATTTTTTcctatatgaaatgcaagtctaatgttatgtCTTATACATATAAttatataaagaaaaatataaaaataggGGATATGGATGTAAGAGGGAATGTGGGAGAGGAGATATATAAGAGGAATATGGAAAAATACATATATGTAAGGGGGAGTATGGGATGAGGAATATAAGTATAAAGGGGAAcatgcaaaaaatgataaaagaccctaggatatgcatgagatgaagtgtttttatcacacaatcatgatctaacgctcgaagggcttctaagggtctagcgttggattagcCCTTATTTCTACTttttcactagcgttggactagcgagaaATCGAACAagggaaccacaactagcgttggactagtgtggtatcgagaaatagatcacaactagcgttggactagtgtgataacacGTCACATTAATTATAACTAAATTAATCATGTaaaaacttaataaaagcatgtaaccACAttatatcacataaacacataacacataattaTGATATCTAAATGCAAGGTCCTAAGAAaacggtaacacatagcacgtaagcatgcaagacataccaagcaaataaagcaaacaaaccctaactattacattaggggggccctactacaatctataggggagataaaataaataattaaaagaaatacctaactattacaattgtggcatttaattgccttgccaaataattacaaattaaacttaaataaatatacaaaattgcagccaataaagtaaataaataaataaaataaaacattcaaaaggcatgcaattaaacacataaagtcacataggggcacatagggtcaaataaattAGAAATAAAGGATAGattgtacctcccttgagttgatgttCTAATAGAACGAgttacttatttatcctccaaaataataaaaaggggTCAAGGTATCATtgtaattaacaattaattacatgaaacgaaaattaaacacaaaaatgaaaattaaacatgaaatgaaaattaaacacaaaatGGAATCACTTAAAGTATTTTATAAAAGAAATCATCTATATGCAAGAAATTAGAGCGGAAAAGAACCTAATTGAAATAATTAAGAAGTTCTAAGATGAGGTACTAAAATTAGTGACTCAAAATGGAATCTACCAAAATCAAATGCTAAACTTTACAAAAGAGGAGTTGAAACCTATTCATTATATTTAAACAACAAATTATCCAAAATTCTACTAAAAAATCAAATCGAAAATCATAAACCTATTAACAAATATTAAACCTTTAAAACATCACAcaaattcactaaaatcaatCCAAAGTCTACATTAAGTCATGTTAAAGAAAGAAGTAACATGTTAGAGGGACCAAATCGATTAGTTTTTCCAATTTTATAGGCCATAATAGTGTTAGACATCAATTAAGGggttaaaatataatttcttgaaacatttttcatgcaaaatGCATGCAAAGCTATGAAAACACTCTCTGCAACAAGAAACCATTACTGATGAAGGCTTTCTGCAACCAAACAAACTTTCGGCAAGAAATTTCACACAACCCTTTTGAGCTAATTCCAACTAAGCATGGCTAAACACCTCTTAAAAATGCAATTCATGGAAGCATTTCATGCAAGTAACAACTACGAAACCAGCTTCTGCAACAACAAAATGAAGCATGCTGCATTTTGTTTCCAAGCTCGTGTTCCAGACAACATTGATCAAAACCATTTCATCTAAGCATATAAACTTTGAGCTAACAGCGAACCAAATAACTTCCACATCCAACAAACGAAAACGTAGAAGGAAATTATGCAAGTTCTTAAGaaactttcatgcaaaaatggCTAGACAACTTGTTACTCGATCATCCGcaacttttttcttttgcaatttCATCATCCAATTGAGATATCTATGCGAAATAACATCAAACAAAGCCTACTGATTCACTTAACCAAACCCAAATGCTATAATCTCAAGCCCACATTGCTAACATCATCCAAACTACAATTGCCTATTCCTAGCAAAGTCAATGGTGCAACTGATATGAAATGTAGCAAAGACAGAGAGGCCAAATCCTGCACTAGACTTGTACATGGAACACCAATCGAACAACAAACAAATCACATAAGTTCAAGCAATCCAAGAACTCAGCAAcctaaaaagaaaagggagggTCTGCCCGTGTTTGAGTAAGACAACCTGAACTTCATCAAGACTTGAGAAACGCAAAATACATGACTCATGTTCCCTTAATTTCAAAGCTAATGACCTCTCTAAGAAGCagcttttatatatatattgtgcATGGCATTCCAATCAAATAACAGACCAAAGGAAACATGTTATCCTAGCCACAATTTCAGCAAACCAGATGAGACACAATCTGTTCGCATGTACTACTGCAACAAGCCGAGAGTTTCATGCTTGTTGCAGCGGCTTTTGCGCCCTTAAACTCCAAACAAACACACTCTGAATCCAAGCCATGTATCAACAAACAttgtttttccaattttccataTAAAAATCTTGtatttaaacacataaaaatgTCAAAACACAGAAGCATGCCAAATCTGTAAATTTCATTCGCAACTTGTGTCTTCATTTCTCACCTCTGAGTTTCATTATTAAGCATTAACATGTTgcaaaatcaaatccaaacaaaCGAAATATGTGCATCTTATATTTATCCCAACTaagaaactaaaacaaacaagcaacaTCCATAGCATCAATGGACGAAGCGCTGAAACTGTGAGCTTTCTTTTGTAACCGTGAATCTTAAACAAAATGGTCTAAATACAACCTCAAAGATAATCTAAGTTTCTACCTCAAAACCCCAATCCAACTCATCAGATCCTCTACCCTTCCCCCCTAAACAAATTCACACAGAAAATACGTATAAAAGAGAAAGCTTCGGTACTTCATAAGTCAAGCGACTAAGAACAGGTAAAGATATTACCTTTATCCCTTTCAAGATCCAAATAAGGGCTGAGATGATCGAAAAAATGACCTTCGTTCAACCCAGAATCCTATCTTTCCTGCTCCTGAGTTCTCCTCCTTCGGTTTCCTTGGCAGAATAGTTCACTCTCCCGTCTTCACTCACCCTCTCTCGCTCACTTTTCTCTCAACGTTTGTTTTCTTCCTCTCTGTCTAACCTCAGCCGTCACACCCTTTTTTCTCCTCCAAATTTTTTCAGTCGTCACCCCCTCACCCTTCTCCAGCTCTAAACCCctagttttctttttatattaGATTGAAACCCTTAAACCTCATCTCGATGGTCACAAACAACCTCAGCTCACCGCCTCTCTCTCAGCCATCAGATTGGTTTCAATTTCTAGATTCTTCTTGGTTTGTAGATGAAAGCCAGGTGGAATGAAGTTAGCATGATCCAATGGTGAAGGAAAATCAATGGGAAAAAGGATGGAAAATGGGATGGATCCGAGCGATGCATTCATTCTGTACTTCCGTGCATGCTTCTGCTTGAAATGTGATACGGAGAAAGAGCTTGGATCATGTGCAGCTCACGGTGCGTGagcttgcttttttttttaaaaataatgaaGTAATTTTaacatcaaaaaataaaataaaataaaacaagattaatcaaatcaaatgaaatgctaaaaaatttgttgattttgattgatggttttttcctaattttcacTTAATTTAGGTAAACCAACAATAACtttcataaattgaatctaaaagaaataaagcatatttttgtgaacaattttcttttttgacaaattttaatgctaaaatatctaaaaataaaaattaagagaCTCATGAGCAAAAATAGAGAATAATTatcaataaaataataataaaataataataataataataataaataaagttAAACtaagcaatttggtgtctacagcagAAGCAACGAAAGCTAGTCGAAGCATGCATGAaaaacttccaaaaatttcactttaaccccttaatttttgtttaatgctactatggcccagaaaattggaaaactaatcaattttgtccctttaaaatgttaattttctttgatatgctttaatgtgatttttggacaaattattggtgaattttagaATGAAATTTGAAGGTTTAATAACTTTTTCTAGGTTTATagttttatttggatttttggtaaaacaattaaatactccctccgtcccaataAGTTTGTCACTTTTGGGGAATTGTGTTTTTTATCAACAGTGGTCAAAGAGTGAGAATTGTGTTTGCTTTCCATTTCTAACCTGCACTTATTGGTGGGAAAATGTGTAAGTTTAAAATCGTTTGAATATTTGAAGCTACATGTGGGGCCAATATATTATCTTTTGTGCTTTAATCTCCATACAAGTAGGCATGCTCTAGTATGCTTCTGACTCCTGAATCTATGTTGCAAAGAGAAAGTGGGACCtataacattattttttttaaagaaatagCTTTATTGATAGATCGTGTTAAGGGGGTACACagctaaaaggaaaaaataaaaccaGGAGTACTACTCCCTTGCATGCATTCGACGAAAATACGGAAAGGACTGAGTATCTAGAACCGAGATGCCTTTCACCCGGGGGGATAAGTTAGCTGCGTCATAAATGGCTGATTTGCGGCTCGAGGCTGCTTCTTTCGCCAGGATGTCCGCCGCCGAGTTGAGCTCTCTGTAGCAATGCTCCAGGATGAATTCAGCCGTGGATAGCACCTGTCGAATCTACCTAATAACGACGTCTATCTTCCAAGGCACTGCTGAGGCCTATTGCACCATCTGGAGCACTTGTTTTGAGTCCATGTGCACAATAAGTTTTGGCAGCCCTAGGGACATAGACAGGCGAAGTCCCTCCAGCAGGGCCATAGCCTCTGATTCCATGTTGGTACGTGGTCCGTAGAAGGTGGAGAAAGCCCGTAAGACTCTGCCAATGTGATCACGTAAAATCCCTCCTCCCCCTGCGAAGCCCGGATTGCCGAAAGAGGAGCCATCCACGTTCAGTTTCGCATAAGGATAAGGGGGAAAAGACCAAGAGAGGGAAACGCATGTGCAACGCTGCAGCTGAGTTGCCACCACTTTCACTCCTAGGCGGCAGAAGATAGGATCATGAGGAGCCGAATAAGGCCACGGGTGAGCCTCGCCAATCAGATTCACTAATGTTACTATCCGACGGCAGGCCTGCTCTGGCGAAGACACCATGTTTTCAAACACCGCCTTGGTCCGAGCTTTCCATAGTTCCCAGCAAATGAACACCAGCAAGAGGTGGGCGAAGGTGGCAAAAAGTGTCTTGCCAGAGGAGTGCATCCACCAGCCCTGCAGCTTGAGAAAAAGGGAGTCCGCTGCACCAGCATTTAAATGGAGGGCATGTTCAAACCAACACCAGACTTGGCACGCTGTTTGGCAGTCGACAAAGCAATGGGTTAGCATATCCTCACTAGGGCAGAAAGGGCACTTGGACGGCAAATGGAAGCCAAACTGTCTGAGGATGTCTGGGAAAGGCAGCAGGTTATTGAGTAGGCGCCACATGAATATGGAGATCTTGAGCGGTATGCGTTGGTTCCAAATGAGTTTGCAAGATATTAAGGGGTTGGAAGGAGACTGAAGTCTCTCCAGCGCCGAAGCCACTTTGAAAACGCTTACTGTGGAGAGTTGCCAGACCACGCGGTCCGCCCTGTGCGAGGGGAGAAGCGTGGACGCTAGGACTCGCCGCCGCTCCTCACTGGTGAGAGCCACCCCAACCCGATCAAGTCGCCACTGCCTCTTTGCTCGTAGCTCCGCGATACTGATGGCAGGTAAATGGAGAGCTTGTTTCCCGTGACCGAGCGGGCCAGTTATCGAACCAAAAGGATGCGTTACCGCCGTGGACCATAGTCTGCATGTGATCCTTCATGAATGCTCGAACGCCGACTAAACGCTTCCAGATCCGTGAGCTTGAGGTTCTTATCGGTGCCACTGTCACATGTTCATGCTTCGCCACGTTTCTAGAGAGGATGTAACGGGTCCAGAGCATGGCGCCACTTCGCAGCCTCCACCATAGTTTGCACCCAAAAGCAAAGCAAACGTCCTCGAGCTGTTAAAGACCTAGGCCATTGTGTGCGGTGGGTTGGCAAAGTGCACTCCAGTTCCTCCAGTGCCGCTTGTCTCGCCCATCTGcctccccccaaaaaaaacGAGCCATAATCTGACGAATCTGGCTTAGAATCGTTTTGGAGAGCTCCTGAACTGTAAAGGTGTATTGCGGTATTGCAGCTAGAACATGTTTGATCAAGATTAAGCGGCCCCCCGCTGAGAGCATCTTGTTCTTCCAACCCACAAACTTGCGTTGCATCCTTGTCAACCAAGGGTTGGAAGTACTCTCGTTTGGTCCTGCCCTTGTAGAGACAACAACCGAGGGAAGCTGGTTCTGGCGGAAGCCCGTTAGTCTGGTTATTAAGCGCTTCTATGCTGCGGAGCAATGAGATAAAGGAATGTAGAAGCTTTTAACAGTGTTAATCCGTTGCCCTGAGCCCCGTTGGTAGACCTCTAAGAAATCGATAAGGTGGCGCACTGTCCGGCGGTCCGCTGTGGTGAAAATGACGATGTCATCCGCAAAGGCTAGGTGGGAGATCGGCACCGTGCTTTGCGGTTGTGCATAGGCCTTGAGTTTCCCCTCTGCCAGTAGGGAGCCAAGGCCGCGGCTGAGCGCTTCGGAtaccaaaatgaaaagaaaaggcgaTAAGGAGTCCCCTTGCTTTATGCCACGGCCTGCCTGGAAGAAACCATGCGGCTTCCCATTAATGAGTACGGAGAACCAAGCGGAGCAGAGGTTATTGAGCACCAACGCCACAAAATGAGAGGGAAAACCCAAACGGAGGAGGAGGCGGGATAGAAATTCCCATGATACATGGTCAAACGCCTTTATCTTGTCTAGTTTGAAGATTATGTTATGGCCCCGAGTTCGTCTGTCGAGACCCGCGACCATATCTTGGGCGATCAGAACGTTATCAGAGATCTCCTTGCTCTGGGCAAACGCTGATTGCTCCGGGGAGATAAGCAAAGGCATGACAGATTTGAGCCGATTGCTTAGTATTTTGGTGAATACTTTATTGACGAATGTACATAAGCTGATGGGGCGAAAGTCAGAGAAGGTTCGAGAAGCATCAACTTTCGGGAGAAGCACAATGAGGGTGCTTGATATGCTCCTCGGTATGGGAACGCCACACATAAATTCCTTGGCCACTTGATAAATATCTTCCCCGATGATCTCCCAGCAATGAGTGAAGAATAGTCCCGTGTATCCATCCGCGCCTGCCGCGCTTTGGCaattgataagagtatattttacgtatttttagtgtactttattaattagttttggtgtgttttatttagttttataaataattaactaagattctagtgaaaatatgcattttgtggttaaagtgtgaaaattgcatttctattgatttttatggtaaaaatttcatattttgtaggtttaatgattcaatcatcaaatgaagtgcattgagaagatatttggatgattaatgatggattaaagtggtgaaaataaaatatgaagtgtaaaaggagaaatgcaatttgaatcaagaaaagtcagctttgacaactctgacacgttttggtattttaactATATCTGAGCTACACagattggattgaggtgatctttataccattttgaaactaagagacgtatctacatttggtatgaagacatcaaagcccaattcagccgttttcatagtccaaaagttgaaataccgaaattcaattCAGctgagaaatgcaatttgagaacaaaagaatcaaataaaagtcagctttggcatctgttggtattttgactatatcttgGGCTACATACATTGAATTGAaatgatctttataccattttgaagctaagagacagatctacatttggtatgaagacatcaaagtccaattcggctgttTTCCGGGTCAAAatgtcgaaatacagaagtaaaAGTCTGCTGCTGAGAGCTGAAAACGTGGAATTGACCAGTCTTTGGTATTTTAGTCATATCTCGGTTCAGAgagctccaaattagatgattcttgaggcattggacagCTATTTAAATggactacaacttctatgttttgtacaagagccAATTCAGCcgtcatcatagagaaaatagcagttgaagtagtcagattctggtcagaaatag contains:
- the LOC113759763 gene encoding uncharacterized protein LOC113759763 — protein: MCGVPIPRSISSTLIVLLPKVDASRTFSDFRPISLCTFVNKVFTKILSNRLKSVMPLLISPEQSAFAQSKEISDNVLIAQDMVAGLDRRTRGHNIIFKLDKIKAFDHVSWEFLSRLLLRLGFPSHFVALVLNNLCSAWFSVLINGKPHGFFQAGRGIKQGDSLSPFLFILVSEALSRGLGSLLAEGKLKAYAQPQSTVPISHLAFADDIVIFTTADRRTVRHLIDFLEVYQRGSGIEALNNQTNGLPPEPASLGCCLYKGRTKREYFQPLVDKDATQVCGLEEQDALSGGPLNLDQTCSSCNTAIHLYSSGALQNDSKPDSSDYGSFFLGGGRWARQAALEELECTLPTHRTQWPRSLTARGRLLCFWVQTMVEAAKWRHALDPLWSTAVTHPFGSITGPLGHGKQALHLPAISIAELRAKRQWRLDRVGVALTSEERRRVLASTLLPSHRADRVVWQLSTVSVFKVASALERLQSPSNPLISCKLIWNQRIPLKISIFMWRLLNNLLPFPDILRQFGFHLPSKCPFCPSEDMLTHCFVDCQTACQVWCWFEHALHLNAGAADSLFLKLQGWWMHSSGKTLFATFAHLLLVFICWELWKARTKAVFENMVSSPEQACRRIVTLVNLIGEAHPWPYSAPHDPIFCRLGVKVVATQLQRCTCVSLSWSFPPYPYAKLNVDGSSFGNPGFAGGGGILRDHIGRVLRAFSTFYGPRTNMESEAMALLEGLRLSMSLGLPKLIVHMDSKQVLQMVQ